From Prochlorococcus marinus XMU1419, a single genomic window includes:
- a CDS encoding methyltransferase domain-containing protein, whose translation MSESCCNTTTSNKASNQFDHKDAIQERYGSAALEKESCLCTPVGFNPVLLEAIPKEVIERDYGCGDPTKYVQKNDIVLDLGSGSGKNAFICAQIVGKEGKVIGVDQNPDMLSLSRSASKEVTKNIGFNNTKFLEGSIEKLDELDKDLSPLIADKSVDIILSNCVLNLVSPESRNNLLRNIKRVLNDNGRIAISDIVSSKKVPLRLQNDHDLWTGCISGAWYEPDFISDFKELGFKNLEFAERSAEPWKVIEDIEFRTVTLVGNI comes from the coding sequence ATGTCTGAAAGTTGCTGTAATACAACCACATCTAATAAAGCATCTAATCAATTCGATCATAAAGATGCGATTCAAGAAAGATATGGTTCAGCCGCACTAGAAAAAGAAAGTTGTCTTTGTACACCAGTTGGGTTTAATCCCGTTTTACTTGAAGCAATTCCTAAAGAGGTTATAGAAAGAGACTATGGATGTGGGGATCCAACTAAATATGTTCAAAAAAATGATATAGTCTTAGATCTTGGAAGTGGTAGCGGCAAAAATGCTTTTATTTGTGCCCAAATTGTTGGGAAAGAAGGGAAAGTTATTGGAGTTGATCAGAATCCTGATATGCTTTCTTTATCTAGATCAGCCTCTAAAGAAGTTACAAAAAATATAGGGTTCAACAATACAAAATTTCTAGAAGGTTCAATTGAAAAACTTGATGAATTAGATAAAGATTTAAGTCCATTAATCGCCGACAAATCAGTTGATATTATTTTAAGTAATTGCGTTTTAAACTTGGTAAGTCCAGAATCTAGAAATAACCTTCTTAGAAATATAAAAAGAGTTTTAAACGATAATGGAAGAATTGCAATTAGCGATATTGTCTCTAGCAAAAAAGTTCCTTTAAGATTGCAAAATGATCATGATCTATGGACAGGATGTATTAGTGGAGCATGGTATGAACCAGACTTTATAAGTGACTTTAAAGAACTAGGATTTAAAAATTTAGAATTTGCAGAAAGGAGTGCTGAACCTTGGAAAGTAATTGAGGATATAGAATTTAGAACAGTAACTTTAGTAGGCAATATTTAA
- a CDS encoding DUF4278 domain-containing protein, whose amino-acid sequence MTTLTYRGKNYVQNKEAAKKQLVELTYRRNVYTNRMDDASSSNEKAELNYRGVNYTK is encoded by the coding sequence ATGACTACTTTAACTTACAGAGGTAAAAACTACGTTCAAAACAAAGAAGCTGCTAAAAAGCAACTTGTTGAACTTACCTACAGAAGAAACGTATACACCAATAGAATGGATGACGCTTCTTCAAGTAATGAAAAAGCAGAATTAAATTATAGAGGTGTTAATTACACTAAATAA
- a CDS encoding NifU family protein — translation MSTETLSLTNENVEKVLDELRPFLISDGGNVEIAEIDGPIVKVRLQGACGSCPSSTMTLKMGIERKLKEMIPEISEVVQVL, via the coding sequence ATGAGTACTGAAACACTTTCTCTGACAAACGAAAATGTAGAAAAAGTCCTTGACGAGCTAAGACCTTTTTTAATTTCTGATGGAGGTAATGTTGAGATTGCAGAAATAGATGGTCCAATTGTCAAAGTCAGACTTCAAGGAGCATGTGGTAGTTGCCCAAGTAGCACTATGACTCTCAAAATGGGTATTGAAAGAAAGTTAAAAGAAATGATTCCTGAAATAAGCGAAGTTGTCCAGGTTTTATAA